The nucleotide sequence CCTTTAGATCGGGCATCAGATAGTCAGCAATGATGACAGCCACATTGCACTGGTCCTGCACTAAATCTTTGACAAGTTCAACGGCTTCTACGCCCCCAACTGCGGTTTCTAGCTCATAGCTCTCCTCAAAGACTTCAGAAAGCTCTCGCCGCAGACTATCAAGAACGGCGGGTTCGTCATCAACGCACACGATCACAGGTTTTGACATGGATTACTGGGGAAGGGCCGATTGAATTGCTTGAATTAAGTCCTGCTCTTGCCAAGGCTTTGCTAGGCAGGTATGGAGGTTCGCTTGATCATGAGCTCGCTCAACCGCGTCGTGATCAGCTTGCCCTGTCAACATAATTTTAACCACGCCGGGGAAACGCTGATGGACGTCAATCAGGAGTTCGTCGCCTTTGGCTCCCGGCATTAGCCAATCAGACACGATCACTAATAGATCTGTCCCTTCGCCCTGGAGTTCTTCGATAATTTCTAGGGCTTCGCTGGCATTCTCTGCCGTTTCGTAGAGATAGGTATCATCGAAGGCTGTCTGGAGCTGTCGCAGTAGGCTATTGAGGATGATCGCTTCGTCATCAACGCAAAGAATCGCTAGTTTAGACATGATGGTTTCCGGGTTGAGGATTCATGGGTAAAGACACGATGAAGGTCGTCTGCGAGGGTATCGATTCAAAGGTGATGGTGCCTTGATGCTTATCGATGATCTTTTTGACAATATCGAGTCCCAGTCCGCTGCCTTCGCCAGGGGGCTTGGTTGTAAAGAAAGGCTCAAAAATGTTCGCTTGGACCTCTGGAGGGATGCCACTACCGCTGTCGGTGATTTTTACCTGTGCGCTGCCGCCGAGTTCCTGCAGGCTGACCTCCAATGTGCCTTTGTAGTCCATGGCCTGTAGGGCATTGTGAATCAGATTCGTCCACACTTGGTTGAGTTCATCGGCATAGCACTTTACGGGAGGGATGGCATCGAGGCTACGAATTACTGTGACGCCGTGCTTGATTTGGTTCTGGTAAAGGGTGAGGACGGCTTCAATGCCATCTGTAAGGTTGACCGTCATCATTTCGCCGCTGTGGTCGTAGCGGGCGTAGGTTTTGAGGGCAAACACGATCTTGGCGGCGCGATCGCTAGCGCTGTTGATGTCTCGGGCGCTCTCTTGCACCCGCGTAAATTGACGCGCCATTTTTAGAAGCGGTTCGCTACTCGGATTTGTCAGCAAGGGCAGTAGGGCATCGAGATCGCTGTAGATGTTCAGGTCAATAAGCAAGCTAGCCAGATCGCTGGCGTTTGCAATTTCATGGTGGCCCAGTTGCTTGGCTAGGTTTTTGCGTGCTTGACGACGCTCCCGCCCTGAGAGCTTGGTGGTTGACTGGAGCGATCGCTGGAGCAGGCTTTGAAACTGCTGCTCTTGTTCTGGGGAGAGGGTTCGAAAGAAGTGGGGGAGCGTTTGTAGGTTGTTGTGCAAGAAGTTATTGATGTACTGAATAGAGGAGCCAATGGCACCCAGGGGCGTATTAATCTCGTGGGCGATACCGGCAATAAGCTGTCCCAGAGCGGCCATCTTTTCGGACTGAACCAGTTCTTGTTGAGTGAGCTGTAGTTCTTTGACGGTTTGAGAAAGGGTTTGGGTACGCTCATCGACTTTTTGCTCTAGGTTGGCGTAGAGACGAGCGTTGTCAATTGCGATCGCAACCTGTCCCGACAGCAGCTGCAGTAGTTCTAATCGATCGGGGGTAAAAGCACTGGTGGTTAAATTATTTTCCAGATAGACCATCCCACTGAGCTGTCCCAGGTTGAGGAGTGGCATACACAAAATTGACTGGGTCTGTCGCTCTTTGATGTAGGGATCTTGAGTGAAATCACCGGCTTGACTGGCATGGGATAAAACCACGCTCTCCTGCGTGCGGTTGACGTAGTTCAATAGCGTCTGAGGAACTTGCCCCACTATCGGTGTGGACTGGAGGACGCTATAGGTCTCAGACTCGGTGTTGGCAGAGGCCTCAATCAGGAGACCGTCGCTGTTAAGAATGAGATAGCCAACCTGGGCACCGGCATTGCGCACCAGGATTTGAATGAGAGTCATCAACAATTTGTCGAGGACAATCTCCGTTGAGATGGCCTGAGATGCCTGCAGAACAGTGGCTAAATCTAGCGATTGGCTGGTACGAACGGTGTGAGTTGCTGTGGAAGAAGAAGAAGGTCCCGATGCCGTTGTGAAGACTGCCTTAGAAAGGTTAGGGTACTGCTGTTCTAGCTGCTCGACCTTTGCGGTTGCCCCCCACCGGAAGTAGCCATAGTAGGCATCTTTCAAATAGACCTGGGCAATCTTGTCTCGATTTTGCCGCTGGTAGAACTGAGCTGCAAGTTCATTCGCAAGCGCTTCTTCTTGAGGGTAGTCGTGGGCTTGGGCCGATGTGATCGCATGATCATAGGCCACCCCTGCCTCTGCTATTTGTCCTAAACAGCGATAGCGTTCTGCTTCGACTAGCTCATATTTATGCCGGTGGTTCTCTGGGGCATGTTCAGCCCACTGCTGCAGCTGTTGCTGGTTGGCATTGACCTGCTCTAGTGCCTGCTGCTGCTCCGATTCATAAAGGTGCTCAAAACGGGCCAGCCGAGTTAAAGAGTCATAGAAGTTCAGCACGGCAATGGTGTAGGCGGCGGTCATTCCATCGGCGTTGTTTTCTGCCAACTGTGTACAGCTTAAAGCGGTTTCGTAGTCCGCCAGTAAATAGCAGAGCATTGCTTTATGCGTGTAGAAGAAGGCCAGAGCCAGTTTGTTGTCGGCACTCTCCACCGTGACCTCGGCTTCCTGGAGAAATTCTCCGTTGAGTTTGCTTAGGTCAGAGGCTTGGCCTCTGAGGTTTGCGAGGGTCTGCTGATAAATCTTCAGGTATAGATGGCAGGCGGCTTGCTTTAGGGTTGCGATCGCAAAATTATAGGCAGCCATCCGAGTCGCTAACGCTTCTAGTTCTCGACCCGTGAGTAGACTGTGCATGGACTCCCAGCAGAGCGAGTAGCAGGCATATTCCACATCGCCTGTGTCCAAGCCGATTTGATAGCCGCTGTGAAGATCGGCAATCGTAGCGCTGAGCGGATCCTCCCAGTGACGCACAAACGCATTGAAGACAAACATTACCCGACTTTTCGCCTGCTTGGCCTCGAACTTATCCACCACCTGCAGCGCCAAGCGCCCAAACTGGTAGCCCGAAGCAATATCGCCCACCGCCCCGCACAGCGTGATGCCGTAGCAGTCATAGGCAAAAGCCGAAGCTGCTGTATTGCCATACTCTAACGAGAGTCGAATTTGGGTGAGGTTGCTGAGAATAAACCGTTCAAAAGCGGCCTGATAGCCAGAAGATAAAATGTCCGATAAAATCTGCATTGCCGCCAGCTTTTCAGGATCCGTCATCGCAGGCAAATCAATCAAACCTTCGATGGAGCGCTGATGCTGTAGAGCCTGAGTTCGCTGTAGCTCAAGCTGTAAATTTTCTGGCGTCGGTTCCGGGAACTGAATGCCTAGCTGCCCTAAAATTTCAAAACCAATATCGGTTGCTTCAAAATGTCGATTCTGAGACGAACAGGCCAGAATCTTCACCCGATAGACTTTGACTTTATCTAGAACACAGCGGGCCTTCTGCAGAATGATTGCCGTTAGCTGCTCTTGCTTTTCGTAGTCCTGATTCAGATAGGCCGCCTCACTGGCCGCCTCATAAAGCCCCAGGGCTAATTCATAGGTGTTTTGCCAGCCATCCGGTCCTAAAAGCGTCACCCCTGTTAGTAGATAGTTCATCGCAGCTTGGTAAGCGGTTGCCGACTTCGCCTTCTGACCCGCCTGAAAATTGAGCTGCGCTAACTGCTGTCGTTCAGCCGGTTCAGAGATCAGATCGAGTGCTTGATTGAGATGATCCACGACCTCAAAGATGCGGTCTGCCAGACCTTCTTGGGTCACGCCGTCTCTGAGCAGACGACCAATACGGAGATGAACCGGTGCTTTTTGTTCTGGGGTAATCAGGGCATAGGCAGCCTGCTGGATGCGGTCATGGCCGAAGCGAAAGCGTTCAATTGTTAAATCTGCTGTCAATTCAGACAGGGGAATCACTAAACCACACTGAATCGTCGGCTTGAGATCAGCAAAAACGGTTTTGAAAGACTTCTGTTGAATAATGGCAAGGGTCGCCAGATCAAACTGAGCGCCGACGCAGGCCGCCAGCCGCAGTCCTTCTTGGGTGGCGCTTGACAGCTTCTGGAGTTTGCCAATCAGCAGCTCAATGACGTTATCGGTCAAATCTTGGGCCTGAATCTGCTCCATGTCCCATTCCCAGAGGCGGGATGCTTCATTAAACTGCAGCAGTCTTTCACTGTGGAGACTCTTGAGAAATTCGTTGACGAAAAAGGGATTGCCTTCTGTTTTCTGAAGCACTAATTCCGCGAGGGGATCTAGTTCAGCCTGACTGTGCTGCAGTGTATCCGTGATTAGCTGACTGAGGTGCGTCAGCGATAGGGGGGCCAGGGTAATCGTATTGACTGTCACACTCTGGGTCTCAAAGTGGTTTAACAGGCTCATTAATGGATGCGCCGCACTGACTTCATTGTCACGGTAGGCACCGATCACAAGCAGCGATCGCATCTTACTATCGGTCATCATTCGCTGCATCAGCTTCAGGCTGGCAGAATCAGCCCACTGCAAATCGTCTAGGAACAGCACTAGCGGATGCTCGGGATCACAGAAAACCCGAATGAAACTTTGAAAAACCAGATTGAAGCGGTTTTGAGCCTCTGTTGGACCCAGCTCTGGTACCGGGGGCTGCTTTCCTGTAATCAGAGCTATTTCAGGGATCACATCAATGACCACCTGACCGTTTGGTCCCAAAGCTGCTAGCAAGCGCTGCCGCCACTGGGCTAGCTGGGTCTCGCTTTCCGTTAAAAGCTGTTTGGCAAGGCTGCGAAAGGCAGCAATCACTGCGGAGTAGGGCACATCCCGCTGAAACTGGTCATATTTACCGGCGATGAAGTAGCCGCGCTTCTCGGTAATGGGCTTATGGACCTCCGCCACTAGAGAAGACTTGCCAATCCCGGAATACCCTGCCACCAGCATTAATTCGCTGGTGCTGGTGGATTGGCTGATGCGCTCGAAAGCCGCCAGCAATATTGCTTTCTCGGCCTCTCGCCCATAGAGCTTTTGTGGAATCTGGAAGCGACCGGATAAATCTTGAGTGCCGAGGACGAAAGGTGCAATCTTACCTGTGCTGCGTAACTGCTCTCGGCAGTTTTCCAAATCAGCCTGGAGGCCCGCCGCGTTCTGATAGCGGTCCTCAGCCGTTTTAGCCATCAGCTTCAGCGTCAGATTAGACAAGACCTGCGGCACCGCAAGATTAATTTGATGCGGTGGCTTGGGTTGATGGGCAATATGACAGTGAACCAGTGCCAAAGCATCTTCGGTCGGGAATGGTAACTGCCCCGTCAGCAGCTCATAGAATGTAATGCCGAGAGAATAGAAGTCCGTTCGGTAGTCTAGGGAGCGATTCATCCGTCCGGTTTGCTCCGGTGACAGATAGGCCAGCGTGCCTTCTAATACCCGTGGGTTTTTGAGGGTGGGGTTCTCACGGCTCAACTGGGTTGAAATCCCAAAGTCGATGATTTTAAGCTGTCCTGAGGCTGGGTTGACAATGATATTGCTGGGATTAATATCTTTGTGAATGACGTTACGGCTGTGAATATGCCCCAGGATTTCGACAATCTTGAGAGCTAAATCTAGAAACTCCTCCAGCGGCACTGCCTGCCCTTGGAACCACTCTTTGAGGGATTGCCCTCCAATGTCTTCGAGCACCATCGCTAAAGTGCGCTGATAGGGTTCTAACCCATAAACCTGAACTGTACCTTCGATGTCAAGATTGCTCGTGATTTCATATTCTTGGCGATAGCGGGTCAGTTCGGCCGAGGTGGGATAGTCTTCTTTCAAGATTTTGATAATGACAGGCTGATCAGGGTCGCCTCGATGACCCCGATAGACTAATGAATTCGCGCTCTCATAAATGTGCTTAGTCAAATTACAGCCGACAACACCCGTCATTCATCTGTCCTTAAACGCCGAAAGAGTATCTGGCCTCAGCAAAGCTATGGATATTTGGCGTTGAGATCGCAGTCTTTTTGATCAGACTTAGCTAAACTCTCCGTGCAAATACTGAATTAGCAGGCCAGCTCTATAGTGGACGGCTGAAGCAGCAAACCTGACATCTAAGTCTACTTTTGTGATGTTGCCATGACGAAGTATTGAGCTGAATCTGTAAATTCTCTCAATTCGTTGGCGTTACGGCGATCAAGAGGGACTGAATAAACGGCATGCTGCCCGTCAGAAACGACAGTCTGTTAAACAAACAAGCGACCTTTACAACTGTTTGAATTCGGGGAACAGAGACAGGGGAAATTTTTCGATCAAGATTGCTCAGAGACTGGGAACACTGAGTTTGAGAAACGGCACCTCAACGATTTTGACGATTGTGAGATTCACAAGACCCTAGTTTTCGATCAAAGATGTGCCTCTGCTTTCTTCTGTTTCCCAACGTGAGTAACTGATACATGCCCTCATCTTTTACAGCCCTGAATACTGAGTCTCTGAATGTTGTTCAGCCACCTGTGCCGGCTCTAAAGAAAACAGAGGCTCATCCTGAGCCTGTCCCCCACGCTCTCAGGACTGCTCGCAAAAAATATAAGTACAACTACGCCCATATTGCGCCAGTCGCGATGGTAGACAAGCTGCCGCGCGAGGAGAGACCCAGTCTGGTCTGGTGGAGAAAGGTGATTCGGGTCATGCTCGAAATCTTTATCAACGCCATCGTTAGCAAGCGAGGTCATGTTGAAGAAGTACAGGCCCGTCACCATGTCGCCCACCTCGTCAGACAAACGGTGATCGATATCTTTCAGCAGGCAGATTTCAAAACGAAACTTCGGCTGGGTTGGCATCTGCTCAGAGCAGTTCCCCAACTCCTTTGGAAGGGATTCAGGTTGGGACTGCATGAGTGGGAAGATCTGGTTCTGAGTCTGATTTCAGAGGTCGAGAAAGATATTCTGCTGGCGCTCCACGGCGGCGTCAAGGCTCGCGTTGATCAAGACCGCCACTGTGTGACAGCCACGAGTCTGGAGGACTACAACAGGCAGTTTGCCACGATTGCACTACCTGCGATCGCAACTCATTTCCAAGAAGATGAATACTTCGCCTACCTACGGATAGCGGGTCCCAATCCTACGATGCTTGAGCAGGTCCGCGTTTTGTTTGGCGACATCCTCAGCCAAAAATTTCCGGTGACAAACGATCACTATCAAGCCGTCATGGGCACTGATGATTCCCTGGAGAAAGCTTTAGAAGAGAGCCGCCTCTACATTGCGGACTACGCCATTCTGGCAGGAGCTATCAATGGCACCTATCCTGGCACCCACCCCAAATATATTGAAGCGCCTCAGGCGCTATTTGCTGTCCCTCGGGGCGGTTCCGCATCACGAAACCTGCGGCCCATTGCGATTCAGTGTGGTCAGGTTTCGGGTACGAACGTACCAATTGTGACGCCCTCGACGAACGAATCCGAGCGATACGCTTGGGAAATGGCCAAGGCTGTGGTTCAGGTGGCCGATAGCAACTACCACGAAGCCATTGCCCACTTAGGTCGCACGCATCTGTTTATTGGCCCCTTTGCGATCGCAACCCATCGGCAACTTCTGCCGGAGCATCCCCTTAGTGTTCTACTGCGCCCGCACTTTGAGGGCATGCTCAACATCAATGATGGGGCTCAAAATCTGCTTATGGCTCCCCGAGGTGGCGTTGATAAGAATTTGGCGGCTACGATTGACTGCGCGCGCGCAGCGACTGTCGCTGGCTTGCAGAGCTACGGCTTCAATAGCGCCATGCTGCCCAAACGGCTTGAGCAGCGCGGTGTTGCCGATCTAGAGGCATTCCCGGTCTATCCTTACCGCGATGATGCCCTTTTACTGTGGGATGCCATCAAAGACTGGGTTGCGGCTTACCTCGGTCTTCATTACCAAGACGATACCGCAGTCCAGCAGGATCAGGCGCTCCAGAACTGGGCAGCAGAGCTGATTGCCTTTGATGGCGGTCGCGTCGTTGACTTCGGTGAAGACGGTGAGATTCGGACTCTCTCATACCTGATTGATGCGGTGACGTTAATCGTTTTTACTGCCAGCGCCCAACATGCTGCTGTCAACTTTCCGCAGGGAGATGTGATGACCTACGCTCCGGCGATGCCTCTGGCAGGATATGCTCCGGCTCATCCGCTCACCACCGCTAGCGAAGCAGATTATTTTGAGCAGCTTCCGCCGCTGCATCAGGCACAGGGACAGCTTGAGCTGACCTATCTGCTAGGACAGGTCTATCACACGGTACTGGGTCAGTATGACTTGGGCTGGTTTCGTGACGGGCAAGAGCAGAGCGCCCTCCAAGACTTTCAAGAGAGATTGGTGGAGATTGAAGATGCGATCGCAACCCGTAACCAAACCCGTCCCTATCCCTACTGCTATCTGCAGCCTTCCAAAATCCCCCAAAGCATCAATATTTAACCCCTAGTTCCCTACCCACCCCCAGAGGACAATTTTCATGGTCTTGGACCTTTCCACCTCCAGTCAAGCCCCCCGGCAATCGCTTCGCGCGCTAATCTGGAACCGTTTTCTGCAACCCCTACTGCAGAGAATATTCAGATGGCTGACCGCTTCTAAAGCCCAGCCCTTCGAAGATATCCCAGGGCCGACCCCGATCTTTCCGACTGGGAACGTTTTAGACTTTCAAAAAGATCCCACCTGGGAAGTCTTGGGTAACTACGCCCAACAATACGGAAACGTCGCTCGCTTCTGGATGCTGTTTCGACCCTGCCTAGCCGTTAACGATCCAAAGCTAATTCACCAAGTTCTTTCAGGGGTGGGGGAACAGTCACCGGAAGTCGCAGAAAGCCGCTGTCCCCTGCACAATAACCCAATCTACAAGTTCTATAAAAACCAGCCGCGCAAAGCGCTGCGGCCCATGCTGACCGACACCAATCCCTTTGAAGCTGCAGCTGCAGATGCTCACTGGAAAGATTTGAAGCAGAACCATCCTTTCAGCATGGATTACTTTGATGACTGGCTCGGGTCGCAGATCGAACCCCTCCATGCCTTCATAGAAACAAGAGCGACAGAACTGGTCGCAGCCTCTAACCAAGCGGGTGAATTATCGGCCTATGACGCCATTCAAAAGCTGACCTTTGACGGATTTTCGTTAGCAACCGTGGGGCAAGTTTTCCCGGACGAAGTTTTTGAGCAGTTTAACTCCATGTGCCAGACCGGTACGAGTCGGATGACGCGCTCGACCTTGGCAACATGGCTGATTCCAGAAAAGCCGTGGGATCGTACCTATCGCAAAGTAAGCAAAGCCTGGTTCAACCGCTTTGAACAGATCGTCAGCTTAGAAGAAGCGCCAGCCAACTCGCTGCTAGGCTGGGTGCTTCGCAAAGGCGGCACTAATTTTGAGGCCGAAAAGCTGCGTAATTTTTGTGCCGGTGTCTATCCCGGTGGAGCCGTCTCTACCCCCAGCGGTATTACGTCAGCGCTCCATCTTCTTCATCAGCACCCAGAAACTCTGGCCGCTCTCAAAGCAGAAGTCAAAGACTTCTTTGCTGGTCCCCTGACGTTAGAGCGACTGGAAGGCTGCACTCAGCTTGATCAGGTGATGCGTGAATCGCTACGGCTCTGGCCTGCCGTCCCGTTTTTCCTACGGACGGTTAATCAAGGTGGTGCCGAATTAGCAGGGCACTCCATTCCAGCAGGTACCCCCATTTTTATGAGTAACTGGTCGCTGCAGCGCCTTAGCGATCATTGGTCAGAGCCAGAGACTTTCAACCCAGCCCGATGGGATGCAGAGACCTGCCGTCAGAACGACTGGGGAAGTGACTACTTCTTTCCCTTTGGACGGGGCGATCGGGCCTGCATTGGTCAATATTTTGCACGTTATTTTATGAAGCTTGTGTTAGCGGTCTTAGTCTCAAAGTTTGGAGTGACCTTTGGTGATCAATCCCCTGAGCAAGAGTTCTTCTTCGGCGTCGCGGTTCCGCGCCAGTTGAAGGCACAATTTATTTACTCGAGCAAAGATTTGCCAAAATATTCTGGGGATTGAAGCTTTTGCAAGGTCTGATTCTTGTTATTGCCTAGTTGCTAAGATAAGGAGCATTGACAGTCGAAGTGCAGCAGACTTCATGAGTGGTCAGTTCTTCAAGCACCCGATCCTCAACTCGCCTTAGCTGTGCTGGCTGACGCTCATGATTAGGGAAAGGCCGGAGGGCTGAATGATGGCGATGGCAGCACCGAAAACGAAGACCTACACGGCTGAGGAATATCTAGAGCTGGAGATCACGTCTGAGGTTCGCAGCGAATTCCGGGATGGAGAGATTGTTGAGATGACGGGTGGCACCCCTGCACACAATGAAATTACACGGATGCTTATTTTCTTGCTGACAATGGCGCTGCGCAAGCAGCCATACAGCATTTTTGTCACCGATCAGCGTCTCTGGTTGCCGGACTGCAATCTCTATACTTACCCCGATGTGATGGTGATGCCCCGTCCGCCGAAGCTTCAGACTGGGCGAAAGGATACGGTGATGAATCCGATTTTTATAGCTGAGGTCTTATCAGAATCTACTCAGGGATATGACCGAGGTGATAAGTTCTCAGCCTATCGGACAGTTGCAACGTTTGAAGAGTATTTGCTAATTGATCAATATCAGCCACGGGTAGAGCATTACGCGCGGCAGGAGGCAAATAAATGGTTACTCACGGTTCATGATAGGCCGGAGGCTAGGGTGTCTTTGGTGTCTGTGCCGGTGGAGTTAGAGCTTGCTGAGCTATATGAGAACTTGGAGTTTGGTGAGTCGTTGGATAATGCCTGAAATGAGGGGGATGGTTTTGCATTAGCCCCCCGACAGCCTTTTTAAGAATGAGAGTCACGAACTGGAACCTGATGCTGAGCCAGATGCGTTTTTATTTCGGCGACGGTCAACTGTCCATAGTGGAGCAGTGAAGCCAGCAGTGCTGCTTCCGCTTTGCCCTCGGTCAACGCTTCACGAATATGATCGCAGGTGCCAGCCCCCCCCGAGGCCACCACTGGGATCTGCACCTGTTCAGCAATGGCGCGGGTTAGCTCTAAATCGTAGCCTGCCTGAGTTCCATCGGCATCCATACTGGTGACCAGTAGCTCGCCAGCCCCGCGCTGCTCCATCTCTTTGACCCATGAGATCGCATCTAGTCCCGTATTCTCCCGTCCACCGCGAATGTAGACATCCCAGCCGGGGTTCTCGGGGTCAGTGCGGCGACGGGCATCAATGGCGATCACAATACATTGGCGACCAAAACGCTCACTGGCTTGGGTGACAAACTCTGGGTTGCGAACCGCAAAAGAGTTGATGCTAACCTTATCGGCACCGGCCCTTAGTAACTTCCGAATTGTGTCCAGCGAGCCAATTCCACCGCCCACGGTCAGGGGAATAAAGACTTCCTCTGCCGTTCGATATACCACGTCATAGATGATGTCCCGATCTTCGTGGGTCGCCGTGATATCTAAAAAGACCAGCTCATCCGCGCCCGCCTCGTTGTAGACCTTCGCTAGCTCCACTGGATCGCCAGCATCTCGAAGGTTCACAAAATTGACGCCCTTCACCACTCGACCCGCCTTCACATCAAGGCAGGGTAGGATTCGCTTCGCCAGCATCAGGACTCCTTTTATCAGGTGCCTATCTACTCTACCGCTGTTTTCTATCGACCTGGCCGCTTATTGATTTGTTGTTTGACCGCTCTCAATAGGTGCTGTTTGTTCCTGGGTTTTGGACTGACTGAACTGCCAGAAACCCGCTGCTAGAATCGCTGCCACGATGCCCGCTCCTAGCACTACTTTCCAGCGACCTTGAGATGCTTGCGGCTGTGATTTGCTCTTCTTTGCTTGTCCCTGCGACTTCGATGCCTGGGCTTGAGGAACACTACGCTTAGAAAAAATAGTAGTCGCGTCTTCCTGCTCTGGCTCGATCGGATCTTCTAGCCAGACAGTTGCTTTCGGATCGGTTGTCCCCGCTTTAATGCTTTGGAATTCTGCTGATTCTAAGTACTGGGAT is from Acaryochloris thomasi RCC1774 and encodes:
- a CDS encoding response regulator, which produces MSKLAILCVDDEAIILNSLLRQLQTAFDDTYLYETAENASEALEIIEELQGEGTDLLVIVSDWLMPGAKGDELLIDVHQRFPGVVKIMLTGQADHDAVERAHDQANLHTCLAKPWQEQDLIQAIQSALPQ
- a CDS encoding trifunctional serine/threonine-protein kinase/ATP-binding protein/sensor histidine kinase produces the protein MTGVVGCNLTKHIYESANSLVYRGHRGDPDQPVIIKILKEDYPTSAELTRYRQEYEITSNLDIEGTVQVYGLEPYQRTLAMVLEDIGGQSLKEWFQGQAVPLEEFLDLALKIVEILGHIHSRNVIHKDINPSNIIVNPASGQLKIIDFGISTQLSRENPTLKNPRVLEGTLAYLSPEQTGRMNRSLDYRTDFYSLGITFYELLTGQLPFPTEDALALVHCHIAHQPKPPHQINLAVPQVLSNLTLKLMAKTAEDRYQNAAGLQADLENCREQLRSTGKIAPFVLGTQDLSGRFQIPQKLYGREAEKAILLAAFERISQSTSTSELMLVAGYSGIGKSSLVAEVHKPITEKRGYFIAGKYDQFQRDVPYSAVIAAFRSLAKQLLTESETQLAQWRQRLLAALGPNGQVVIDVIPEIALITGKQPPVPELGPTEAQNRFNLVFQSFIRVFCDPEHPLVLFLDDLQWADSASLKLMQRMMTDSKMRSLLVIGAYRDNEVSAAHPLMSLLNHFETQSVTVNTITLAPLSLTHLSQLITDTLQHSQAELDPLAELVLQKTEGNPFFVNEFLKSLHSERLLQFNEASRLWEWDMEQIQAQDLTDNVIELLIGKLQKLSSATQEGLRLAACVGAQFDLATLAIIQQKSFKTVFADLKPTIQCGLVIPLSELTADLTIERFRFGHDRIQQAAYALITPEQKAPVHLRIGRLLRDGVTQEGLADRIFEVVDHLNQALDLISEPAERQQLAQLNFQAGQKAKSATAYQAAMNYLLTGVTLLGPDGWQNTYELALGLYEAASEAAYLNQDYEKQEQLTAIILQKARCVLDKVKVYRVKILACSSQNRHFEATDIGFEILGQLGIQFPEPTPENLQLELQRTQALQHQRSIEGLIDLPAMTDPEKLAAMQILSDILSSGYQAAFERFILSNLTQIRLSLEYGNTAASAFAYDCYGITLCGAVGDIASGYQFGRLALQVVDKFEAKQAKSRVMFVFNAFVRHWEDPLSATIADLHSGYQIGLDTGDVEYACYSLCWESMHSLLTGRELEALATRMAAYNFAIATLKQAACHLYLKIYQQTLANLRGQASDLSKLNGEFLQEAEVTVESADNKLALAFFYTHKAMLCYLLADYETALSCTQLAENNADGMTAAYTIAVLNFYDSLTRLARFEHLYESEQQQALEQVNANQQQLQQWAEHAPENHRHKYELVEAERYRCLGQIAEAGVAYDHAITSAQAHDYPQEEALANELAAQFYQRQNRDKIAQVYLKDAYYGYFRWGATAKVEQLEQQYPNLSKAVFTTASGPSSSSTATHTVRTSQSLDLATVLQASQAISTEIVLDKLLMTLIQILVRNAGAQVGYLILNSDGLLIEASANTESETYSVLQSTPIVGQVPQTLLNYVNRTQESVVLSHASQAGDFTQDPYIKERQTQSILCMPLLNLGQLSGMVYLENNLTTSAFTPDRLELLQLLSGQVAIAIDNARLYANLEQKVDERTQTLSQTVKELQLTQQELVQSEKMAALGQLIAGIAHEINTPLGAIGSSIQYINNFLHNNLQTLPHFFRTLSPEQEQQFQSLLQRSLQSTTKLSGRERRQARKNLAKQLGHHEIANASDLASLLIDLNIYSDLDALLPLLTNPSSEPLLKMARQFTRVQESARDINSASDRAAKIVFALKTYARYDHSGEMMTVNLTDGIEAVLTLYQNQIKHGVTVIRSLDAIPPVKCYADELNQVWTNLIHNALQAMDYKGTLEVSLQELGGSAQVKITDSGSGIPPEVQANIFEPFFTTKPPGEGSGLGLDIVKKIIDKHQGTITFESIPSQTTFIVSLPMNPQPGNHHV
- a CDS encoding lipoxygenase family protein, whose product is MPSSFTALNTESLNVVQPPVPALKKTEAHPEPVPHALRTARKKYKYNYAHIAPVAMVDKLPREERPSLVWWRKVIRVMLEIFINAIVSKRGHVEEVQARHHVAHLVRQTVIDIFQQADFKTKLRLGWHLLRAVPQLLWKGFRLGLHEWEDLVLSLISEVEKDILLALHGGVKARVDQDRHCVTATSLEDYNRQFATIALPAIATHFQEDEYFAYLRIAGPNPTMLEQVRVLFGDILSQKFPVTNDHYQAVMGTDDSLEKALEESRLYIADYAILAGAINGTYPGTHPKYIEAPQALFAVPRGGSASRNLRPIAIQCGQVSGTNVPIVTPSTNESERYAWEMAKAVVQVADSNYHEAIAHLGRTHLFIGPFAIATHRQLLPEHPLSVLLRPHFEGMLNINDGAQNLLMAPRGGVDKNLAATIDCARAATVAGLQSYGFNSAMLPKRLEQRGVADLEAFPVYPYRDDALLLWDAIKDWVAAYLGLHYQDDTAVQQDQALQNWAAELIAFDGGRVVDFGEDGEIRTLSYLIDAVTLIVFTASAQHAAVNFPQGDVMTYAPAMPLAGYAPAHPLTTASEADYFEQLPPLHQAQGQLELTYLLGQVYHTVLGQYDLGWFRDGQEQSALQDFQERLVEIEDAIATRNQTRPYPYCYLQPSKIPQSINI
- a CDS encoding cytochrome P450, which codes for MVLDLSTSSQAPRQSLRALIWNRFLQPLLQRIFRWLTASKAQPFEDIPGPTPIFPTGNVLDFQKDPTWEVLGNYAQQYGNVARFWMLFRPCLAVNDPKLIHQVLSGVGEQSPEVAESRCPLHNNPIYKFYKNQPRKALRPMLTDTNPFEAAAADAHWKDLKQNHPFSMDYFDDWLGSQIEPLHAFIETRATELVAASNQAGELSAYDAIQKLTFDGFSLATVGQVFPDEVFEQFNSMCQTGTSRMTRSTLATWLIPEKPWDRTYRKVSKAWFNRFEQIVSLEEAPANSLLGWVLRKGGTNFEAEKLRNFCAGVYPGGAVSTPSGITSALHLLHQHPETLAALKAEVKDFFAGPLTLERLEGCTQLDQVMRESLRLWPAVPFFLRTVNQGGAELAGHSIPAGTPIFMSNWSLQRLSDHWSEPETFNPARWDAETCRQNDWGSDYFFPFGRGDRACIGQYFARYFMKLVLAVLVSKFGVTFGDQSPEQEFFFGVAVPRQLKAQFIYSSKDLPKYSGD
- a CDS encoding Uma2 family endonuclease — its product is MAMAAPKTKTYTAEEYLELEITSEVRSEFRDGEIVEMTGGTPAHNEITRMLIFLLTMALRKQPYSIFVTDQRLWLPDCNLYTYPDVMVMPRPPKLQTGRKDTVMNPIFIAEVLSESTQGYDRGDKFSAYRTVATFEEYLLIDQYQPRVEHYARQEANKWLLTVHDRPEARVSLVSVPVELELAELYENLEFGESLDNA